Proteins co-encoded in one Stigmatopora nigra isolate UIUO_SnigA unplaced genomic scaffold, RoL_Snig_1.1 HiC_scaffold_26, whole genome shotgun sequence genomic window:
- the zfp36l1b gene encoding mRNA decay activator protein ZFP36L1b has protein sequence MTAASICSFHVSEVSGKNMLNCSQLCADTSSQVNLSRYKTELCRPFEENGSCKYGAKCQFAHGPHELRSLTRHPKYKTDLCRTFHTIGFCPYGPRCHFIHNPEERRGPLLLSASGRTGHPCLQHSFSFAGFPSSGGSRNSPASVTPPPSTCCAEDLTEWSGGPSTSSGLFAKTPAALSPIIPCFFQPASEGPPSPLNSLSDQEGYQSSLGSLSGSESPLLDALRRLPIFSRLSVSDE, from the exons ATGACAGCGGCCAGCATTTGTTCTTTCCATGTCAGCGAAGTCTCCGGCAAG AACATGTTGAACTGCAGTCAATTGTGTGCCGACACAAGCAGCCAAGTCAATTTAAGCCGCTACAAGACTGAGCTGTGCCGGCCCTTTGAGGAGAACGGCTCCTGCAAGTATGGTGCCAAATGCCAGTTCGCCCATGGCCCGCATGAGCTCCGCAGCCTCACCCGCCACCCCAAGTACAAAACCGACCTGTGCCGTACGTTTCACACCATAGGGTTTTGCCCATATGGCCCGCGCTGCCACTTCATCCACAACCCGGAGGAGCGTCGCGGCCCCCTGCTGCTTTCTGCCTCTGGCAGGACGGGCCATCCCTGCCTACAGCACAGTTTTAGCTTTGCAGGCTTCCCAAGTTCTGGCGGCTCCAGAAACAGCCCTGCCTCAGTCACTCCACCCCCCTCCACCTGCTGTGCTGAAGACCTAACAGAGTGGTCTGGTGGTCCCTCTACCTCTTCTGGTCTTTTTGCCAAGACTCCAGCTGCCCTATCTCCCATAATCCCATGCTTTTTCCAGCCAGCTTCAGAAGGTCCACCAAGCCCGCTCAACTCTTTGTCCGACCAGGAGGGTTACCAAAGTAGTCTTGGCAGTCTGAGCGGCTCCGAGTCCCCCCTCCTGGACGCATTGCGTCGCCTCCCCATCTTCAGCAGGCTCTCTGTTTCGGATGAGTAA